The proteins below are encoded in one region of Maridesulfovibrio ferrireducens:
- a CDS encoding response regulator, protein MRALVAEDEFVSRKLISTFLSPLFEIDIAVNGKEAFEAYKIAFEEGKPYTLVCMDIMMPEMDGITALEAIRNFEKENGTPNKKSVKVFMTTALNDPKTVIRSFHDVEASAFLVKPVSKEKLYEELEKLGVLHK, encoded by the coding sequence ATGCGTGCTCTTGTAGCAGAAGATGAATTTGTAAGCAGAAAACTTATCTCCACTTTTCTGTCACCTCTTTTCGAAATAGATATCGCGGTGAACGGAAAAGAAGCCTTTGAAGCATATAAAATTGCCTTTGAAGAAGGGAAGCCGTACACATTGGTTTGTATGGATATAATGATGCCGGAAATGGATGGCATAACAGCTCTTGAAGCCATACGCAATTTTGAAAAAGAAAATGGCACTCCGAATAAAAAGAGCGTGAAAGTTTTTATGACGACAGCACTCAATGACCCTAAAACAGTTATCCGCTCCTTTCATGATGTTGAAGCTTCTGCCTTTCTCGTAAAACCGGTGTCAAAAGAAAAACTTTACGAAGAACTTGAAAAACTTGGCGTGCTGCACAAATAA
- a CDS encoding L-threonylcarbamoyladenylate synthase gives MTDVDAVKIIRSGGVLIYPTETLFALGADASDEGAANRVALVKGRPVSKPLPIIIGSMDQLDLVTKYASPEVLKLAKSFWPGPLSILVKAREELPYAVKDSRGYTSVRWTDHPVAAKICLASRTPLIATSANLSGKKAAEKFEDIDEELINSVEGIFDGKPAPRGGSPSTVIEPLSNGKVRVLRDGVISRATLIQAGFTVVN, from the coding sequence ATGACTGATGTTGATGCCGTAAAAATAATAAGATCCGGCGGGGTACTTATTTATCCTACCGAAACTTTGTTTGCCCTCGGGGCAGATGCCAGTGACGAAGGGGCTGCAAATCGCGTTGCTCTTGTGAAAGGACGGCCTGTGTCTAAACCGCTACCTATTATTATAGGGAGTATGGATCAACTCGATCTTGTTACTAAATACGCATCTCCTGAAGTGCTTAAACTTGCTAAGTCTTTTTGGCCCGGGCCTCTTTCCATTTTGGTTAAAGCTCGCGAAGAGTTGCCATATGCTGTGAAAGATTCACGGGGATATACTTCTGTAAGATGGACCGATCATCCCGTTGCGGCAAAAATTTGTCTTGCATCTCGTACTCCGCTTATTGCAACAAGTGCGAATCTTAGCGGTAAAAAAGCTGCGGAAAAATTTGAAGATATTGATGAAGAATTGATAAACTCTGTTGAAGGTATTTTTGATGGTAAGCCCGCTCCTCGCGGAGGAAGTCCTTCAACCGTGATTGAACCGCTTAGCAATGGTAAAGTAAGAGTTCTCAGGGACGGAGTCATTTCCAGAGCAACTTTGATACAGGCCGGGTTCACAGTCGTAAATTAG
- a CDS encoding sirohydrochlorin cobaltochelatase, whose protein sequence is MKKAILLAAHGSNNRAANSALNNILKLAKAEYPDIPIKSAFTSYHVRKIMREQGQPIPSVEEILKSMHDDGITHVVIQSLHVIPGIEFHHITRILNKIAKGEIHFEKAVFGQPLLSDDQAVDEVSDLILSLLPDRDPEKDALILVAHGSRHSGNIFYHKFKLVLEDKDKHSFLGAVSSPNDIVEITEKIKKAGLKRAFLLPLLFGAGNHVQKDMAGEDKDSWKNIVAAGGIEPIPAIKGIGEFGIFADRWMDNLRDAIKKLDN, encoded by the coding sequence ATGAAAAAAGCCATTCTTCTTGCCGCACACGGTTCAAACAACCGGGCCGCCAATTCCGCTCTCAACAATATACTTAAACTGGCAAAAGCAGAGTACCCGGACATCCCCATAAAAAGCGCTTTTACGTCCTACCATGTTCGCAAAATAATGCGCGAACAGGGACAGCCTATCCCATCGGTAGAAGAAATTCTTAAATCAATGCACGATGATGGAATCACCCACGTGGTAATTCAATCTCTTCACGTTATTCCGGGTATTGAATTTCATCACATTACGCGAATACTTAATAAAATCGCAAAAGGTGAAATTCACTTTGAAAAAGCAGTATTCGGACAGCCCTTACTCAGTGATGATCAGGCTGTAGACGAAGTCTCTGATTTGATTTTATCTCTTTTGCCTGACCGCGATCCTGAAAAAGATGCTCTGATTCTGGTCGCTCACGGGTCCAGACATTCCGGTAATATTTTTTATCACAAATTCAAACTTGTACTTGAAGACAAAGACAAGCATTCTTTTTTGGGGGCAGTAAGCTCACCAAACGACATTGTGGAAATAACTGAAAAAATAAAAAAAGCAGGATTAAAACGAGCATTCCTTCTTCCTCTTTTGTTCGGCGCAGGGAATCATGTTCAAAAAGATATGGCCGGAGAAGACAAAGATTCTTGGAAAAATATAGTTGCCGCAGGTGGGATTGAACCTATTCCCGCAATTAAAGGTATCGGAGAATTCGGTATTTTTGCTGACCGCTGGATGGATAACCTGCGTGACGCTATCAAAAAACTGGACAATTAA
- a CDS encoding small ribosomal subunit Rsm22 family protein, whose product MSIRVTSLFPLPPESITKQLENYLNILNKAVPLRPKHKEEIHYAIRDLSKMLTGDRASLPKDYMGDPRTLNAYLRFYLPWNLYRLTRLFQDMNFNLPENGVIIDLGAGPLTVAQALWIARPELREKRLTFINVDRSPKPMREGQKLFEALAGKSPWKMINVKGGPSSKIREKADLLITANMVNEASSGMRTPLQLWANKFCQQISRMLTPKGKMLIIEPGIRRSGRVLSIMRNEFMERGLSILAPCPHQEECPLNGEQGKSWCHFNFDSNHAPEWLQKLSAKCRMEKDNVSMSFLYVAQSDTPPPAAAEGEMLIRTISESFRIDEGGFGQYACAAQGLILLLAKGGARSIFPGGLIGIPEPEKMEEDLKSGAKIVELPTRAIHKSADEKASDSKSDHDSKKDNRSKSAPDSRKSSSPKGRSDSRSDSRPHSKKDSYKKNKPPRK is encoded by the coding sequence ATGTCTATTAGAGTCACTTCACTTTTCCCGCTGCCACCCGAAAGTATTACCAAGCAATTAGAAAACTATCTTAATATTCTGAATAAAGCAGTCCCTCTGCGTCCCAAACACAAAGAAGAAATTCACTACGCAATTCGTGACCTTTCAAAAATGCTGACAGGTGACCGCGCAAGTCTACCCAAAGATTACATGGGTGATCCACGCACACTAAATGCATACTTGCGCTTCTACCTGCCTTGGAATCTATACAGACTGACCCGCCTATTTCAGGACATGAATTTCAATCTCCCTGAAAATGGAGTCATCATAGACCTTGGCGCAGGACCATTAACTGTGGCGCAGGCTCTCTGGATTGCAAGACCTGAGCTTCGCGAAAAACGTTTGACTTTTATCAACGTTGACCGTTCACCAAAACCCATGCGCGAAGGACAAAAACTTTTCGAAGCTCTTGCCGGAAAAAGCCCGTGGAAAATGATTAACGTAAAAGGTGGCCCTTCTTCTAAAATACGAGAAAAGGCCGACCTGCTGATTACCGCTAACATGGTCAACGAAGCTTCATCAGGAATGCGCACCCCGCTTCAGTTATGGGCTAATAAATTTTGTCAGCAGATAAGCAGAATGCTCACTCCTAAAGGGAAAATGCTTATTATCGAACCGGGCATCCGCCGTTCAGGACGCGTACTTTCCATTATGCGTAATGAATTCATGGAAAGAGGACTTTCAATTCTGGCTCCATGTCCACATCAAGAAGAATGCCCACTCAACGGTGAACAAGGTAAGTCTTGGTGTCATTTCAATTTTGACTCCAACCATGCACCTGAATGGCTGCAAAAACTTTCCGCCAAATGCCGTATGGAAAAAGACAATGTCAGCATGAGTTTCTTATACGTAGCACAATCTGACACACCACCTCCTGCCGCAGCAGAAGGCGAAATGCTTATCCGTACTATTTCTGAATCTTTCAGAATCGATGAGGGCGGATTCGGTCAGTATGCCTGCGCCGCTCAGGGATTAATCCTGCTGCTCGCAAAAGGCGGAGCAAGATCAATTTTCCCCGGTGGACTTATCGGAATACCCGAGCCTGAAAAAATGGAAGAAGATCTTAAATCCGGCGCAAAAATAGTTGAACTGCCGACCCGCGCAATTCATAAATCTGCTGACGAAAAAGCTTCGGATTCAAAATCTGATCATGATTCAAAAAAAGATAATCGTTCAAAGTCTGCACCGGATTCAAGAAAAAGTTCTTCTCCGAAAGGCAGATCAGATTCCAGATCAGATTCCAGACCGCATTCAAAAAAAGATTCTTACAAAAAAAATAAGCCTCCCCGGAAATAA
- a CDS encoding glycosyltransferase family 2 protein: protein MSTRNTGLINLDIEKFLLEIKNNVPLWALGTEEISHQSGLINTFQRLSASIPSFAIPCRGISLWMWMQNPLDTFAARKFSEVSDINVPETLKNTINFISSMDTGNIPLEDLDNLLQTNDQTLVIKHLFPLLRGPDGITWLNHSWDTLLRLGTPELPKTALDLVKWDDELRPVKQRLYAQYSFLYLEPQEALDAVNKMDGDIWGLWKESIKCELFLKLNDKEQAIETLSALWKENIWNVNWGQKLYGLLNPAPTANILDSSDEVSILLYSWNNAKLIENTLKNVATSNIGRAKIFALNNGSSDNTGEVVKNAENIFAKGQYQSIQLPVNVGAPAARNWLLAEPDARKGKWAVFLDDDVELPENWLEELLATAKQYGNPGAVGCRITSTTNPTTLQSADYHIFPPGSGTSQIEGLTERIMVFDNCRSALDYGQFSYTRPAVHVSGCCHMLNLEAINNSGPFDVRFNPTQFDDLERDLRAYLAGYSHIYAGQLRIGHIQHSSLAKASNIKGIAQVFGNKIKLESKFSEPDINSIFSKDLISLWSDTENKWRELTTIL, encoded by the coding sequence ATGTCCACCAGAAATACAGGTTTGATAAATTTAGATATTGAAAAATTCCTATTGGAAATAAAAAATAATGTTCCTTTGTGGGCTCTGGGCACAGAGGAAATATCGCATCAAAGCGGCCTTATCAATACATTCCAAAGACTTTCAGCAAGTATCCCCTCTTTCGCAATACCATGCCGGGGAATTTCATTATGGATGTGGATGCAGAATCCACTGGATACATTTGCAGCACGTAAATTTTCAGAAGTCAGTGACATTAACGTTCCTGAAACACTTAAAAATACTATAAATTTTATCTCAAGTATGGACACAGGGAACATTCCGCTCGAGGATCTGGACAATCTGCTTCAGACAAACGACCAAACTCTTGTAATCAAGCACCTTTTCCCGCTGCTACGCGGCCCAGACGGAATAACGTGGTTAAACCATTCGTGGGATACTTTGCTACGGCTCGGCACCCCTGAGCTACCCAAAACAGCTCTCGATCTGGTAAAATGGGATGATGAGTTAAGGCCTGTAAAACAAAGGCTATATGCTCAGTACAGTTTTTTATACTTGGAACCTCAAGAAGCTTTAGACGCTGTTAATAAAATGGATGGAGACATCTGGGGTCTCTGGAAAGAATCAATAAAGTGTGAACTATTCTTAAAACTCAATGATAAAGAGCAGGCTATTGAAACTCTCTCAGCTCTTTGGAAAGAAAATATCTGGAACGTAAACTGGGGACAAAAATTATACGGACTTTTAAATCCTGCCCCGACAGCTAATATTTTGGACTCATCAGATGAAGTTTCCATCCTGCTATACTCATGGAACAACGCTAAACTTATTGAAAATACTCTTAAAAATGTAGCGACCTCAAACATAGGCAGGGCAAAAATATTTGCGCTGAATAACGGTTCCAGCGACAACACAGGTGAAGTCGTCAAAAATGCTGAAAATATTTTTGCAAAAGGGCAATACCAGTCCATCCAACTACCGGTTAACGTTGGAGCACCTGCCGCCCGCAACTGGCTGCTTGCCGAACCTGATGCCCGCAAAGGAAAATGGGCCGTATTTTTAGATGATGATGTGGAACTTCCTGAAAACTGGCTTGAAGAACTGCTTGCCACCGCAAAACAATATGGAAATCCCGGCGCAGTGGGATGCAGAATTACATCCACCACTAATCCGACGACCCTGCAATCAGCGGACTATCATATTTTTCCACCCGGATCCGGAACATCACAGATAGAAGGATTAACAGAAAGAATTATGGTTTTCGACAACTGCCGTTCGGCCTTGGATTACGGACAATTTTCATACACCCGTCCGGCAGTACATGTTTCCGGCTGTTGCCACATGCTCAACCTTGAAGCCATAAACAACAGCGGCCCGTTTGATGTCCGCTTCAACCCCACTCAATTCGATGACCTTGAGCGGGACTTAAGAGCATACCTTGCCGGATACAGTCATATATACGCAGGCCAGCTTCGCATCGGGCATATTCAGCATTCAAGCCTTGCAAAAGCCAGCAATATCAAAGGAATAGCGCAGGTGTTCGGCAACAAAATCAAGCTCGAAAGCAAATTCTCCGAGCCGGATATAAACAGTATATTTTCAAAAGACCTGATCTCACTTTGGTCAGACACTGAAAACAAATGGCGAGAGTTAACCACAATACTTTAA
- a CDS encoding ASKHA domain-containing protein — protein MKNNLTVNVHDGNVLELAPSSELNLAQRLFLNGAFSGVPLCSGMGRCALCKVKFETCAPTPLKEELKNFSAAEIESGWRFSCLHKAESAVIYLPKPERVVPKISGNILDKFANSLPDNLSLAIDLGTTGMQWAFTVNGEIVIEGQELNPQIGLGSEVMSRLAFAGKPEQCKILSDLVTTRLASIIEQTGPVKEIVITGNPSMISILAQDNVEGLSRAPYSLPNQCGKVINLGQNLPQAYVPVHLAPFVGADITAGIVALNFSNVIPEPPYLFADLGTNGEFVLCLSPDEYIVSSVPMGPALEGVGLTNGRTAGPGAISSFTLTPAGLSPSFISEPDKTGSPGITGTGYLSLCSLLLKSGVLTREGQFSKGNTPFAARLARNITQAHGSPALDLGLNSELLLPASDIEEILKVKAAFNLAMTALLDRAGLSPSSLNSLILGGAMGQHVNINDLVTTGFIPAETGPITRAAGNTSLVGAVILTNNKNARDFASSLPALTSVLELAGGQDFGQKFLERMIFQYVY, from the coding sequence ATGAAAAACAACCTTACTGTGAATGTTCACGACGGAAACGTCCTTGAACTCGCACCTTCGAGTGAGCTTAATCTGGCTCAACGTTTATTCCTGAATGGAGCTTTCAGCGGAGTTCCTCTCTGTTCGGGTATGGGAAGGTGTGCCCTTTGCAAAGTTAAGTTTGAAACATGCGCCCCGACTCCTCTCAAAGAAGAGCTTAAAAATTTTTCCGCAGCTGAAATAGAATCCGGCTGGAGATTTTCCTGTCTGCATAAAGCTGAATCAGCCGTTATCTATCTCCCGAAACCGGAACGGGTTGTCCCGAAAATATCCGGCAATATTCTCGACAAATTTGCAAACAGCCTGCCGGACAATCTTTCACTTGCCATAGACCTCGGGACCACGGGAATGCAATGGGCCTTTACGGTGAATGGTGAAATAGTAATAGAAGGACAGGAACTTAACCCGCAAATAGGGCTGGGCAGCGAAGTTATGTCCCGTCTGGCTTTTGCAGGTAAACCGGAACAGTGTAAAATTCTTTCAGACTTGGTAACGACCAGACTGGCTTCCATTATTGAACAGACCGGTCCGGTTAAAGAAATAGTCATCACCGGAAACCCTTCGATGATCTCGATCCTTGCTCAGGATAATGTTGAAGGCTTAAGCCGTGCACCCTACTCACTTCCGAACCAATGCGGCAAAGTTATCAATCTGGGACAAAACCTCCCGCAAGCTTACGTCCCTGTTCACCTTGCTCCTTTTGTAGGGGCCGATATAACAGCGGGCATTGTTGCCCTTAATTTTTCAAACGTTATTCCCGAGCCTCCATATCTTTTTGCGGATCTCGGAACTAACGGCGAATTTGTCCTCTGCCTTTCACCCGATGAATATATTGTTTCATCGGTTCCGATGGGTCCAGCCCTCGAAGGCGTAGGACTAACCAACGGCAGAACTGCCGGCCCCGGTGCAATCTCATCTTTCACCCTCACTCCGGCCGGACTTTCTCCGTCATTTATAAGTGAACCAGACAAAACAGGCAGTCCCGGTATAACCGGAACAGGTTATCTGTCTCTCTGTTCGCTTTTACTGAAATCAGGAGTTCTTACTCGTGAAGGTCAATTCTCAAAGGGAAATACCCCTTTTGCCGCACGACTGGCTCGTAATATAACTCAGGCGCATGGATCTCCGGCTCTTGATCTGGGCTTAAATTCGGAGCTTTTGCTTCCGGCTTCTGATATAGAAGAAATATTAAAAGTTAAAGCTGCTTTCAATCTGGCTATGACAGCCCTTTTAGACAGGGCCGGATTGTCACCCTCGTCACTGAACTCATTGATTCTTGGCGGGGCCATGGGACAGCATGTAAATATTAATGATCTTGTAACAACCGGATTTATCCCTGCAGAAACAGGTCCTATAACCCGCGCCGCAGGCAACACCTCCCTTGTCGGAGCTGTAATTCTCACAAATAACAAAAATGCTCGAGATTTTGCTTCATCTCTGCCCGCCCTGACTTCAGTACTGGAGTTAGCCGGAGGCCAAGATTTTGGACAAAAATTCCTCGAAAGGATGATATTTCAATATGTCTATTAG
- a CDS encoding histidine kinase, with translation MSEDESLIEEFFSEVNDKYYPQVLEGIDLLDEQQIEEGIEILSRPLHTIKGVTGFMSGFEPASAFTHKVESFLKKMQSGEVGRALPQIALAIESVNSIFILIEQLRNTGSYDTEFTSSIEQRLLGEDEVVAGPIDNGLKPIEIESIDNCEIIILSVNRLYFSEQREAVKKVLQDITNQNKVLFDFSNTLSVGSSLFELIASFSDNLEIGITGMNGFCSSTFHSWGFSRYIAEYDSREIFLSNNNSGANG, from the coding sequence ATGAGTGAAGACGAATCCTTAATTGAAGAATTCTTTTCTGAAGTTAATGATAAATATTACCCTCAAGTTCTTGAGGGAATAGACCTTCTTGATGAGCAGCAGATTGAAGAAGGTATAGAAATTCTTTCGCGCCCTCTTCACACAATTAAAGGTGTAACCGGCTTCATGTCCGGTTTTGAACCGGCTTCTGCATTTACTCATAAAGTAGAAAGCTTCCTGAAAAAAATGCAATCCGGAGAAGTAGGAAGAGCTTTGCCGCAAATAGCTCTTGCAATTGAATCAGTGAACTCCATATTTATTCTTATTGAACAACTTCGAAATACCGGAAGCTACGATACAGAATTTACATCCTCTATTGAACAAAGGCTTTTAGGAGAAGATGAAGTCGTTGCAGGACCAATCGACAACGGATTAAAACCTATAGAAATTGAATCCATTGATAATTGCGAAATTATTATTCTTTCCGTTAACAGACTATATTTTTCCGAACAGCGCGAAGCAGTTAAAAAAGTTTTGCAGGATATTACAAACCAGAACAAAGTGCTGTTTGATTTCAGCAACACTTTATCCGTAGGTTCATCACTTTTTGAGCTTATTGCATCATTTTCAGATAACCTTGAAATCGGTATTACCGGCATGAACGGTTTCTGCTCATCTACTTTTCATTCTTGGGGATTTTCCAGATATATTGCTGAATACGACAGCCGTGAAATATTCCTTTCGAACAATAATTCCGGAGCAAACGGATAA
- a CDS encoding chemotaxis protein CheA: MKESIASCIEDIQKTIINLEQGSGDINNVMKTLGLEHVKIPSAQIIALLDMLSDGITPVTSDLITSLLEITEAQKKFFYCIAGLLDKGAAPVDCVKDKTTTETLEIKKEKTESTTENPVENEVENEVENEVEIKKDSVTDNEPPTETAVAAKFSPSAPAKKDKSQAISSIRVSTQQLDSIIELVGKLMVTHAVIAQTGTDNIAKISVSLGELDKVIRNLQSEVDEIRLVPLKQIFMPMHRLVKSTSQKLNKRIKFIIKGEELALDKTIVESLNEPLVHLLRNALDHGIEDPEDREMCGKDKDGSVILSASRKGEFAYIEITDDGKGLDADVLLVKALDRGLADPQKNYTQEEIYEFILQSGFSTAEAVTDISGRGVGMDAVVSSIQNTLDGKISIKSKLGYGSTFTIAIPLSRSVNEGIVDALITSVGPETFIFPSREVLEVYEPVLKEFTTLPDGRETVSIRGKIHPLIRMHTVFDFPQPPEDQLSKVILVKMGQISAAILVDDVLRQQKAVVTGFTLPVNSIYNLPILGFGMMGENDALVVDTEVLLTKQLGINDTL, translated from the coding sequence ATGAAAGAAAGTATTGCAAGCTGTATTGAAGACATACAGAAAACAATCATAAACTTAGAACAAGGTTCTGGTGACATAAACAATGTCATGAAAACCCTTGGTCTTGAACATGTGAAAATTCCTTCGGCGCAGATTATCGCGCTGTTGGATATGCTTTCAGACGGAATTACGCCTGTCACTTCCGACTTAATTACTTCCCTGCTTGAAATTACAGAAGCTCAGAAAAAATTCTTTTATTGCATTGCGGGGCTATTAGATAAGGGAGCCGCTCCGGTCGACTGTGTAAAAGATAAAACTACAACTGAAACACTTGAAATAAAAAAAGAAAAAACTGAATCAACTACCGAAAATCCGGTTGAAAACGAAGTTGAAAACGAAGTTGAAAACGAAGTTGAAATAAAAAAAGACTCAGTTACTGACAATGAACCTCCAACAGAAACAGCTGTAGCAGCTAAATTTTCCCCGTCTGCACCGGCTAAAAAAGATAAATCACAGGCAATTTCTTCAATTCGAGTTTCCACACAACAGCTTGATTCTATCATAGAACTTGTCGGAAAACTCATGGTCACGCATGCAGTTATAGCGCAAACCGGAACCGATAATATCGCTAAAATTTCTGTCAGTCTGGGCGAGCTTGATAAAGTTATCCGCAACTTGCAGTCTGAAGTTGATGAAATACGACTTGTCCCGTTAAAACAAATTTTCATGCCCATGCACAGGCTGGTAAAAAGCACTTCTCAAAAGCTCAACAAAAGAATCAAATTCATAATTAAGGGAGAAGAACTTGCCCTCGACAAAACCATCGTTGAAAGCCTCAATGAACCTCTGGTTCACTTACTTCGTAACGCGCTTGATCACGGCATTGAAGATCCTGAAGACCGCGAAATGTGCGGTAAAGATAAAGACGGCTCAGTCATTCTGAGTGCAAGCAGAAAAGGCGAATTCGCGTATATCGAAATAACTGACGACGGAAAAGGCTTGGACGCGGATGTTCTGCTGGTAAAAGCTCTGGACCGAGGCCTTGCTGATCCCCAAAAAAATTATACGCAGGAAGAAATATATGAATTTATTCTGCAATCAGGATTTTCTACAGCCGAGGCAGTAACAGATATTTCAGGACGCGGGGTCGGAATGGATGCGGTCGTAAGCTCCATTCAGAATACTCTGGACGGTAAAATTTCAATCAAAAGTAAACTGGGATACGGCTCAACATTTACTATCGCCATACCGCTCAGTCGTTCAGTGAATGAAGGAATTGTCGATGCCCTTATCACATCGGTCGGGCCTGAAACATTTATATTCCCCAGCCGGGAAGTTCTCGAAGTATATGAACCTGTCCTTAAAGAGTTCACAACACTGCCGGACGGACGCGAGACTGTATCCATCAGAGGCAAGATTCATCCATTAATTCGAATGCATACTGTTTTCGATTTTCCTCAGCCGCCTGAAGATCAGCTGTCGAAAGTAATTTTAGTGAAAATGGGACAAATCAGCGCGGCCATTCTGGTTGACGATGTTTTACGCCAGCAAAAAGCAGTTGTCACCGGATTCACCTTGCCGGTGAACAGTATTTACAATCTGCCCATTCTCGGCTTCGGCATGATGGGCGAAAATGATGCTTTGGTAGTAGACACAGAAGTTCTGCTCACAAAACAATTGGGGATTAATGACACGCTATAA
- the lipB gene encoding lipoyl(octanoyl) transferase LipB produces MDFIDLGIIPHDEAEKIQLEKLNQVMQSVAPDTLYLLEHPPVVTLGRQGGLDNLLISEEALRGMGAQLVHTARGGNITCHYPGQLVVYPVIRIEKRRGGIKKFFHDMEETAIRTAARFDVIAARSEGQPGVWVGGGKLCSIGIGVKKWITYHGLSFNISRDMKLFNAITLCGLHGAHPTSLSAEAGREIDIEDVKNVFKEEFRRIFTDSTVA; encoded by the coding sequence TTGGATTTTATTGATCTGGGGATTATTCCTCATGACGAAGCTGAAAAAATACAGCTCGAAAAACTTAATCAGGTTATGCAATCCGTTGCGCCTGACACTCTCTACCTGCTGGAGCACCCGCCTGTGGTGACTCTAGGCAGGCAGGGGGGGCTGGACAATCTGTTGATAAGCGAAGAGGCTTTGCGGGGCATGGGAGCGCAACTCGTCCACACTGCCAGAGGCGGCAATATCACCTGCCACTATCCCGGCCAGTTAGTTGTCTATCCTGTTATACGCATTGAAAAAAGGCGCGGCGGTATTAAGAAGTTCTTTCATGACATGGAAGAAACTGCTATCCGTACTGCGGCCCGTTTTGATGTGATCGCGGCCCGAAGCGAAGGTCAGCCCGGAGTATGGGTCGGCGGAGGCAAACTCTGCTCTATCGGTATCGGGGTAAAAAAATGGATTACCTACCACGGACTTTCATTTAATATTTCGCGCGACATGAAACTTTTCAACGCCATCACCCTTTGCGGATTGCATGGTGCTCACCCTACATCCCTTTCAGCAGAAGCCGGCAGGGAGATTGACATCGAGGATGTTAAAAATGTCTTCAAAGAAGAATTCAGAAGAATATTTACGGATTCCACCGTGGCTTAG
- a CDS encoding RNA methyltransferase, with translation MEKKRTPQREERIREVLEKRQKDLTLIVDNVWDPHNVSAILRSCDAFGIYGIHLYYTDAEWPDFANKSSASGKKWVERTTHTDAAEMVGSLRGKGYQVLRTGFSENARPLMDFDLSKPSAVILSNEHSGTAPELAALVPDEVYIPMQGMIQSFNVSVAAGLILYHGFTQRYAKGMYDKPSFSQEEMDVIVQDWLTR, from the coding sequence ATGGAAAAAAAGAGAACCCCCCAAAGAGAAGAACGAATCAGAGAAGTGTTGGAAAAGCGGCAGAAAGATCTTACTCTTATTGTTGATAATGTCTGGGATCCGCATAATGTTTCAGCAATTTTGCGTAGTTGTGATGCTTTCGGTATTTATGGCATCCACTTGTATTATACTGACGCCGAGTGGCCGGATTTTGCCAATAAGTCGTCTGCGTCCGGTAAAAAGTGGGTGGAGCGTACAACACACACTGACGCGGCTGAGATGGTAGGATCACTTAGAGGTAAGGGATACCAAGTCCTCAGAACTGGTTTTTCGGAAAATGCAAGGCCGTTGATGGATTTTGATCTCAGCAAGCCTTCGGCAGTTATTTTAAGTAACGAACACAGCGGGACGGCTCCTGAACTGGCCGCACTTGTTCCTGATGAAGTTTATATTCCTATGCAGGGAATGATACAAAGCTTTAATGTGTCGGTTGCAGCTGGACTCATTCTTTATCATGGATTCACTCAGCGTTACGCTAAAGGTATGTATGACAAACCGTCTTTTTCACAGGAAGAGATGGATGTGATTGTACAGGACTGGCTTACCCGTTAA
- a CDS encoding NUDIX hydrolase, protein MLGSKPCPHCGNDVVLYRNPVPTVDIIIYDPCKGVVLIERNNPPLGWALPGGFVDYGETLEHAAVREAKEETSLDVVLTGLVGVFSMPCRDDRQHTISITYSAVARNPQGLKAGDDAGAARFFQLDDLPELVFDHSDILNEFSVKVLSLQVSASIGNSVEQV, encoded by the coding sequence ATGCTTGGTTCGAAACCGTGTCCTCATTGCGGTAATGATGTTGTTCTTTACCGTAATCCGGTCCCTACTGTAGATATTATTATATATGATCCTTGTAAGGGGGTTGTATTAATTGAGAGGAACAACCCCCCGCTGGGGTGGGCTTTACCCGGTGGGTTTGTTGACTATGGCGAAACACTTGAACATGCTGCTGTTCGTGAGGCGAAAGAAGAAACCAGTCTAGACGTTGTACTTACTGGTCTGGTCGGAGTCTTTTCCATGCCTTGCCGCGATGACAGACAACATACAATAAGCATTACATACAGCGCTGTTGCGCGTAATCCGCAGGGGCTTAAAGCTGGAGATGATGCAGGAGCAGCCCGTTTTTTTCAGTTGGACGATCTTCCTGAATTAGTTTTTGATCATAGTGACATTTTGAATGAATTTTCGGTTAAAGTGCTTTCGTTGCAAGTTTCGGCTTCGATTGGAAATTCTGTTGAGCAGGTATAA